In the Candidatus Delongbacteria bacterium genome, one interval contains:
- the gmhB gene encoding D-glycero-beta-D-manno-heptose 1,7-bisphosphate 7-phosphatase — translation MNKAIFLDRDGTINIEVDYLHHSEKFVFEDTVLETLSKCKQLGYLLIVVSNQSGVGRGYYSEDDVNSLHRHVNEMTKEYGFSFDDFYFCPHHPEKALGKYKIDCDCRKPKPGMIIEAVKKFSIDLEKSYMIGDKKSDIEAGKAVGMKTILVGSGYGEKTKENYNNYDFYAEKLVDILEFIEK, via the coding sequence ATGAATAAAGCTATCTTTTTGGATCGGGATGGAACAATCAATATTGAGGTTGACTATCTTCATCATTCTGAAAAGTTTGTATTTGAAGATACTGTTCTAGAAACCCTTTCAAAATGTAAACAACTAGGTTATTTACTTATTGTTGTTTCAAATCAATCAGGCGTTGGGAGAGGATATTATAGTGAAGACGATGTTAATAGTTTGCACCGTCATGTAAATGAAATGACTAAAGAATATGGATTCTCCTTCGATGATTTCTACTTTTGTCCTCATCATCCTGAAAAAGCATTAGGAAAGTACAAAATTGATTGCGATTGTAGAAAACCTAAGCCTGGAATGATAATTGAAGCCGTTAAAAAATTTTCTATTGATTTAGAAAAATCATACATGATTGGTGACAAAAAATCTGATATTGAAGCTGGTAAAGCTGTCGGTATGAAAACAATTCTTGTGGGTAGTGGTTATGGAGAAAAAACTAAAGAGAATTATAACAATTACGATTTCTATGCAGAAAAATTAGTAGATATTTTAGAATTTATTGAAAAGTAA